From Candidatus Hydrogenedentota bacterium, a single genomic window includes:
- a CDS encoding diaminopimelate epimerase: protein MEFTKLHGLGNDYLFIDTAKYSVADPPALSRVMSHRHLGAGADGIILIEPGRNGADFSMRIFNADGSEAETCGNGIRCFAKYVYERGMTQKTDFVIDTLAGPNRVTLTVDHGVVNRVRSNMGKPKFDRAEIPMIGAPGKVLEEPIDVGGATMHVTCANIGNPHAVFFVEDATKVPLAEIGPKVEHHPAFPQRTNVEFVTVQDRNNVVMRIWERGSGITMASGSGSCGSALACMITNRTDRRVNVHLVYGTLTIEWADDGYVYQEGPATEVYTGTWQA from the coding sequence ATCGAGTTTACAAAACTGCACGGCCTCGGCAACGACTACCTGTTCATCGATACGGCGAAGTACTCCGTCGCGGACCCGCCGGCATTGTCGCGGGTGATGAGCCACCGCCACCTCGGCGCGGGCGCGGACGGTATCATTCTCATCGAACCCGGCCGGAACGGCGCTGACTTCTCGATGCGCATCTTCAACGCCGACGGCAGCGAGGCGGAGACCTGCGGCAACGGCATCCGCTGTTTCGCGAAGTACGTGTACGAGCGCGGCATGACGCAGAAAACGGACTTCGTCATCGACACCCTCGCCGGTCCAAACCGCGTGACGTTGACGGTCGATCACGGCGTCGTAAACCGCGTCCGCTCGAACATGGGCAAACCGAAGTTCGATCGCGCGGAAATCCCCATGATCGGCGCGCCGGGAAAAGTGCTCGAAGAACCCATCGACGTCGGCGGCGCGACCATGCACGTCACCTGCGCGAACATCGGCAACCCGCATGCCGTGTTCTTCGTGGAGGACGCGACAAAGGTCCCCCTCGCGGAAATCGGCCCCAAGGTCGAACACCATCCCGCCTTCCCGCAGCGCACCAACGTCGAATTCGTCACTGTCCAGGACCGCAACAACGTCGTCATGCGCATCTGGGAACGCGGCAGCGGCATCACCATGGCCAGTGGCAGCGGCTCCTGCGGCTCCGCCCTCGCCTGCATGATCACCAACCGTACCGACCGCCGCGTCAACGTCCACCTCGTCTACGGCACCCTCACCATCGAATGGGCCGACGACGGCTACGTCTACCAGGAAGGCCCCGCCACCGAGGTGTATACCGGAACGTGGCAAGCGTAG
- a CDS encoding DinB family protein translates to MKDGSIQQKLAQSRDAAIGEFNGPQSDWAKSYAPGKWTTRQILVHMADVELVHLWRLSRAWAEPGSPVYAFDHEGWVTALRYNERPLDVCRDMFVGIRNQIIWYVETQPESSFENTVNHSEAGTVPVTRILNYLVYHTEHHLEQVRFAREGKIWTPEVAVVKP, encoded by the coding sequence ATGAAGGACGGCTCCATCCAGCAGAAGCTCGCCCAATCCCGCGACGCAGCCATCGGCGAGTTCAACGGTCCGCAATCCGATTGGGCCAAATCCTACGCCCCCGGCAAATGGACCACCCGCCAAATTCTCGTGCACATGGCCGACGTGGAGCTGGTGCACCTGTGGCGGTTGAGCCGGGCGTGGGCGGAACCAGGCAGTCCCGTATACGCGTTCGACCACGAAGGTTGGGTAACGGCCCTGCGCTACAACGAACGGCCATTGGATGTGTGCCGCGATATGTTTGTGGGGATTCGCAACCAAATCATCTGGTACGTCGAAACCCAACCGGAATCGTCCTTCGAAAACACCGTGAATCACTCCGAAGCCGGCACAGTCCCCGTCACGCGCATTCTGAACTACCTCGTCTACCACACCGAACACCATCTCGAACAAGTCCGCTTCGCCCGCGAAGGAAAAATCTGGACGCCGGAAGTGGCGGTGGTGAAACCCTGA
- a CDS encoding nucleotidyltransferase domain-containing protein, translated as MNALAEILSSRVRAEIFRLLFGVGCPELHVREIQRRTGFNDRAVRQELAKLSRLGLVESRTDGNRRYYRASTSHPVYPEIRGLALKLSGLTDLLRERLQSDDIRLAFVFGSIANGTARPDSDIDLMVIGKLGMRELTRLLKGTADEVGRTINPYILTQVEFRKRVSQKEHFVRAVLASPKIIIKGSEDELARLGA; from the coding sequence ATGAATGCCTTGGCCGAAATCCTGAGTTCGCGCGTGCGCGCGGAAATCTTCCGATTGTTGTTTGGGGTGGGGTGCCCGGAACTGCATGTCCGTGAGATTCAGCGGCGGACGGGGTTCAATGACCGCGCGGTTCGGCAAGAGCTGGCCAAGTTGAGTCGCTTGGGGCTCGTCGAGTCGCGCACCGACGGCAACCGCCGTTACTACCGCGCGTCTACGTCGCATCCCGTCTACCCGGAGATTCGGGGGCTTGCGCTGAAGTTGTCGGGCTTGACCGACTTGCTCCGGGAGCGGCTGCAGTCGGACGATATTCGGCTTGCGTTCGTTTTCGGTTCGATTGCGAACGGGACGGCGCGGCCGGACAGCGACATCGACCTGATGGTCATTGGCAAATTGGGCATGCGCGAACTCACCCGTCTGCTGAAAGGCACGGCCGACGAGGTGGGACGGACAATAAACCCCTATATACTCACGCAGGTGGAATTTCGTAAGCGCGTTTCGCAGAAGGAGCACTTCGTGCGCGCCGTGCTGGCCAGCCCGAAGATCATAATCAAGGGTTCCGAAGATGAGCTTGCCCGACTGGGAGCGTAA
- a CDS encoding glutamate synthase subunit beta, with translation MPKSNHFPPKEKGFMVYERETPSYKDKRERVKHWDEFLTDFDDRKMAEQGYRCMNCGVPFCQSGCPLGNIIPDFNDLVKDQKWGEALDRLHSTNNFPEFTGRVCPAPCEASCVLGINEPPVTIKLIERSIADHGFDDGRIAPQPPQKKTGKKVAVIGSGPAGLAAAQQLCRAGHDVTVYERADEPGGLLLYGIPDFKLNKEIVRRRLRQMEQEGVTFTCGVEVGKTVDANDLANEYDALLITTGSTQPRDLPIPGRDLDGIHFAMDFLTQQNRRVSGKNVEGKELTAKGKNVVILGGGDTGSDCHGTSIRQGAKHVWSMELLPKPPESFNERTPWPLWPVILRTSSSHEEGGDRDWSILTKEFIGESGKVKGIKCVRLEWETDATGKMQMKEVPGSEFTLDADLVLLALGFVHPEHALPTQLGLELDARGNIKAEYGKYSTSRKNVFAAGDARRGQSLVVWAIHEGREAARAIDITLMGHSDLPGAYTHGYDAVELAAK, from the coding sequence ATGCCTAAATCGAACCATTTCCCGCCCAAGGAAAAGGGCTTCATGGTCTACGAGCGCGAGACGCCCTCGTACAAGGACAAGCGCGAACGCGTCAAGCATTGGGACGAGTTCCTGACCGATTTCGACGATCGCAAGATGGCCGAGCAGGGTTACCGCTGCATGAACTGCGGCGTGCCGTTCTGTCAGTCGGGGTGTCCGCTCGGAAACATCATCCCCGACTTCAACGATCTGGTGAAAGACCAGAAGTGGGGCGAGGCGCTCGACCGCCTGCACTCGACGAACAACTTCCCGGAGTTCACCGGCCGCGTGTGCCCCGCGCCGTGCGAAGCGTCCTGCGTGCTGGGCATCAACGAGCCGCCGGTCACCATCAAGCTGATCGAACGCAGCATCGCCGACCATGGGTTTGACGACGGCCGCATCGCGCCGCAGCCCCCGCAGAAAAAGACGGGCAAGAAAGTTGCCGTGATCGGTTCCGGCCCTGCGGGTCTTGCCGCGGCGCAGCAGTTGTGCCGCGCGGGCCACGACGTGACCGTGTACGAGCGCGCGGACGAACCGGGCGGCTTGCTGCTGTACGGCATTCCAGATTTTAAGTTGAACAAGGAAATCGTGCGACGCCGCCTGCGCCAGATGGAGCAGGAAGGCGTCACGTTCACGTGTGGCGTCGAAGTCGGCAAGACGGTCGATGCCAACGACCTCGCGAACGAATACGACGCGCTGCTCATCACGACCGGCTCGACGCAGCCGCGCGACCTGCCGATTCCCGGACGCGATCTCGACGGCATTCATTTCGCCATGGACTTCCTCACGCAGCAGAACCGGCGCGTGTCCGGCAAGAACGTCGAGGGCAAGGAACTGACAGCGAAGGGCAAGAACGTCGTCATCCTCGGCGGCGGCGACACCGGCTCCGACTGCCACGGCACCAGCATCCGCCAGGGCGCGAAGCACGTATGGTCCATGGAACTCCTGCCGAAACCGCCCGAGAGCTTCAACGAACGCACGCCGTGGCCGCTATGGCCCGTGATCCTGCGCACGTCGTCGAGCCACGAAGAAGGCGGCGACCGCGACTGGAGCATCCTCACAAAGGAGTTCATCGGCGAAAGCGGCAAGGTGAAAGGCATCAAGTGCGTCCGCCTCGAATGGGAGACCGACGCCACCGGCAAGATGCAGATGAAAGAAGTCCCCGGCTCCGAGTTCACGCTCGATGCTGACCTCGTCCTTCTCGCGCTCGGCTTCGTCCATCCCGAACACGCGCTACCCACGCAGCTCGGCCTTGAACTCGACGCCCGCGGCAACATCAAGGCAGAGTACGGCAAGTACTCGACCAGCCGGAAAAACGTCTTCGCCGCCGGCGACGCCCGCCGCGGTCAGTCGCTCGTCGTCTGGGCCATCCACGAAGGCCGCGAAGCCGCCCGCGCAATCGACATTACGTTGATGGGGCATTCGGACCTGCCCGGCGCGTACACGCACGGGTACGACGCGGTGGAGTTAGCGGCGAAATAG
- the gltB gene encoding glutamate synthase large subunit, which yields MWPRWAANSIRVEEGTVALSIRQPSRNGLYEPFYEHDACGVGFVANLSGDATHTIIRQGIQVLENLEHRGACGCDPETGDGAGMLLQLPHALFAREAESLKFSLPKKGEYAAGMMFLPTDAEDRRRCVAIIEKTIADDGQAVLGWREVPRNSACLGFIARESEPVMMQVFIGRAKGLDEIQFERKLYAIRRVIERAIFGSDMKNKKQFYVTSMSCRTIVYKGLMLAPQMDKYFLDLSDKDTSSALAMVHQRYSTNTFPSWPLAHPFRYLAHNGEINTLRGNINMMASRETHLESPAFGADVKKLAPIHTLGASDSAIFDNTFELLYLGGRSAAHAMMMLIPEPWSGHESMPDHKKAFYEYHATMQEPWDGPASISFCDGIRIGAVLDRNGLRPSRYWVTKDGFVVMASEVGVLDVPQENIIRKGRLEPGRMFLIDTEEHRIIGDEEIKDSICSRQPYRDWLNTHRHVLPKDCKPTNGKPAPQEVSLLERQQVFGYTLEDLEILLIPMSKTGKQPLGSMGNDAPLAVLSNRPQLLFNYFKQLFAQVTNPPIDPIREEIVMSMETDIGRERNLLGETPEHCEQLHLMSPILTDDQLEYIKHIDKPGLKTKTISTLFKAPDGPGALDKALDRICAEAMKAIEDGFTLLVLTDRGVNETMCPIPSLLAVGAVHQFLVREQKRTECGLIIETGEPREVMHFCLLTGYGAGAVNPYLAFETLQDLIEKEELVEEYPGQAQKNFLKAIENAMLKTMSKIGISTQHSYRNAQIFEAVGLSTKLIERCFTGTASRVEGIDVEDVAKESLLRHAVAYPKTHARPRELDPGGSYRWRKRGEHHQYNPDTLARIQHATRTNDVQKYKEFAAFINDRNRNLSALRGLMKFKKGNPIPIDQVEPAKEIVKRFCTGAMSYGSISREAHETLAIAMNRIGGRSNTGEGGEDPKRFERDANGDLRRSAIKQVASGRFGVTNEYLVNADELQIKMAQGAKPGEGGELPGHKVFKEIARIRYSTPGVELISPPPHHDIYSIEDLAQLIHDLKNGNVHANVSVKLVSEVGVGTVAAGVAKGKSDLVLISGDTGGTGASPLSSIKYAGLPWELGLSETHQVLVDNNLRSRIRVQTDGQIKTGRDVAIAFLLGADEVGMATLPLIALGCIMMRKCHLNTCPVGIATQDAELRKKFAGKPEYVVNLCFFVAEEVREIMAELGFRTVNEMIGRADMLEYDPLPEHWKAKKLDLSRVLAVAKPWEGETLYHSKTQDHGIDKALDNRLIEMAKASLQPKKDRADIAKTRIEIDIHNTNRTVGTMLASELTRMHKVGLETGTLPDDTVWLECKGQAGQSFAAFTIKGMVFRVTGEANDYCGKGLSGATLIVRPPENISFVPEENIVVGNVALYGATGGEAYFRGIAGERFCVRNSGAWAVVEGVGDHGCEYMTGGRAAILGKTGRNFAAGMSGGIAYVYDADGAFDSHCNKSTCDLKPMNEEGIADLRGMLERHVEFTGSTVARRILDNWENEITKFVRVMPRDYARVLRESRELQHA from the coding sequence ATGTGGCCCCGTTGGGCCGCAAACTCGATTCGTGTCGAGGAAGGGACGGTTGCATTGTCCATACGCCAACCATCACGAAATGGTTTGTACGAGCCATTTTACGAGCATGACGCGTGCGGCGTCGGCTTCGTCGCAAACCTGAGCGGCGACGCCACGCACACGATCATCCGCCAAGGTATTCAGGTGCTCGAAAACCTCGAACACCGTGGCGCCTGCGGCTGTGACCCGGAGACGGGCGACGGCGCGGGCATGCTCTTGCAGTTGCCCCACGCATTGTTCGCGCGCGAAGCCGAGTCGTTGAAGTTCAGCCTGCCCAAAAAGGGCGAGTACGCCGCAGGCATGATGTTCCTCCCCACCGACGCCGAGGACCGCAGGCGCTGCGTCGCCATTATCGAAAAGACCATCGCGGACGACGGTCAGGCTGTTCTTGGCTGGCGCGAGGTGCCGCGGAATTCGGCATGCCTCGGGTTCATCGCGCGAGAGAGCGAACCGGTGATGATGCAGGTGTTCATCGGCCGCGCAAAGGGGCTGGACGAAATCCAGTTCGAACGCAAGCTCTACGCGATCCGCCGCGTTATCGAGCGCGCAATCTTCGGCTCTGACATGAAGAACAAGAAACAGTTCTACGTGACGAGCATGTCGTGCCGCACAATCGTCTATAAGGGCCTCATGCTCGCCCCGCAGATGGACAAGTACTTCCTCGACCTGTCCGATAAAGACACATCGAGTGCGCTGGCGATGGTCCACCAACGCTACAGCACCAACACGTTTCCTTCGTGGCCGCTCGCACACCCGTTCCGCTACCTCGCGCACAACGGCGAAATCAACACGCTCCGCGGCAACATCAACATGATGGCGTCGCGCGAAACGCATCTGGAATCCCCTGCGTTCGGCGCGGACGTGAAGAAACTCGCGCCGATCCACACACTGGGCGCAAGCGACTCCGCGATTTTCGACAACACATTCGAGTTGCTCTACCTCGGCGGGCGCAGCGCCGCGCACGCGATGATGATGCTCATTCCCGAGCCGTGGAGCGGCCACGAGTCCATGCCGGACCACAAGAAGGCGTTCTACGAATACCACGCCACGATGCAGGAGCCGTGGGACGGCCCGGCGTCGATTTCGTTCTGCGACGGCATCCGCATCGGCGCGGTGCTCGACCGCAACGGACTGCGCCCCTCGCGCTATTGGGTGACGAAGGACGGCTTCGTGGTGATGGCGTCGGAAGTCGGCGTGCTCGACGTGCCGCAGGAAAACATTATCAGGAAAGGCCGCCTCGAACCGGGCCGCATGTTCTTGATCGATACCGAAGAGCACCGCATCATCGGCGACGAGGAAATCAAGGACTCGATCTGCTCGCGGCAACCGTACCGCGATTGGCTCAACACGCACCGCCACGTGCTGCCGAAGGACTGCAAACCCACAAACGGCAAGCCCGCGCCCCAGGAAGTGTCGCTGCTCGAACGCCAGCAGGTGTTCGGCTACACACTTGAAGACCTCGAAATCCTGCTAATCCCGATGTCGAAGACCGGCAAGCAACCGCTGGGTTCGATGGGCAACGACGCGCCGCTGGCGGTGCTGTCGAACCGCCCACAGTTGCTCTTCAACTACTTCAAACAACTGTTCGCGCAGGTCACGAACCCGCCCATCGATCCGATCCGCGAAGAGATCGTGATGTCGATGGAAACGGACATCGGGCGCGAGCGCAACCTGCTTGGCGAAACGCCGGAGCACTGCGAGCAACTGCACCTGATGTCGCCAATTCTGACGGACGACCAGCTCGAATACATCAAGCACATCGACAAACCGGGCCTGAAAACGAAAACCATCTCAACGCTGTTCAAGGCACCGGACGGCCCGGGCGCGCTGGACAAAGCACTCGACCGCATTTGCGCGGAGGCGATGAAGGCGATCGAGGACGGGTTCACGCTCCTCGTACTGACCGACCGCGGCGTCAACGAAACAATGTGCCCCATCCCGAGTCTCCTCGCCGTCGGCGCGGTGCACCAGTTCCTCGTGCGGGAACAGAAGCGCACGGAATGCGGGCTCATCATCGAAACGGGCGAGCCGCGCGAGGTGATGCATTTCTGCCTGTTGACGGGGTACGGCGCGGGCGCGGTGAACCCGTATCTCGCGTTTGAGACGCTGCAGGACCTGATCGAGAAAGAAGAACTTGTCGAAGAATATCCCGGCCAGGCGCAGAAGAATTTCCTCAAGGCGATCGAAAACGCGATGCTGAAGACGATGTCGAAGATCGGCATCTCGACGCAGCACAGCTACCGCAACGCGCAGATATTCGAAGCGGTCGGCCTGAGCACGAAACTCATCGAGCGCTGCTTTACCGGCACGGCGTCGCGCGTCGAGGGCATCGACGTCGAGGACGTGGCGAAGGAATCGCTGCTGCGCCACGCCGTGGCCTATCCGAAGACGCACGCGCGCCCGCGCGAACTCGATCCGGGCGGTTCGTACCGTTGGCGCAAGCGCGGCGAGCACCACCAATACAATCCGGACACGCTTGCGCGCATTCAACACGCAACGCGCACGAACGATGTGCAGAAGTACAAGGAATTCGCCGCGTTTATCAACGATCGCAACCGCAACCTTTCGGCGTTGCGCGGGCTGATGAAGTTTAAGAAGGGCAATCCGATCCCAATCGATCAAGTCGAGCCCGCGAAGGAAATCGTGAAGCGGTTCTGCACCGGCGCTATGTCCTACGGATCGATCAGCCGCGAAGCGCACGAGACCCTCGCCATCGCGATGAACCGCATCGGCGGACGCAGCAACACAGGCGAAGGCGGCGAAGACCCAAAACGGTTCGAGCGCGACGCGAACGGCGATCTGCGCCGCAGCGCGATTAAGCAGGTGGCGTCCGGCCGCTTCGGCGTGACGAACGAGTACCTCGTGAACGCGGACGAATTGCAGATCAAGATGGCGCAGGGCGCGAAGCCGGGCGAAGGCGGCGAATTGCCGGGACACAAGGTGTTCAAGGAGATCGCGCGCATCCGCTACTCGACGCCGGGCGTCGAGCTCATTTCGCCGCCGCCGCACCACGACATCTATTCGATCGAGGATTTGGCGCAGCTCATCCACGACCTGAAGAACGGGAACGTGCACGCGAACGTCAGCGTGAAGCTCGTGTCGGAAGTCGGCGTGGGCACGGTCGCGGCGGGCGTCGCGAAAGGCAAGTCCGACCTTGTGCTCATCAGCGGCGATACCGGCGGCACGGGCGCGTCGCCATTGAGCTCAATCAAATACGCGGGCCTGCCGTGGGAATTGGGCCTGTCCGAAACGCACCAGGTGCTCGTTGACAACAACCTGCGCAGCCGCATTCGCGTGCAGACCGACGGCCAGATCAAGACCGGCCGCGACGTCGCCATCGCGTTCCTGCTCGGCGCGGACGAAGTGGGCATGGCCACCCTCCCGCTCATCGCGCTCGGCTGCATCATGATGCGCAAGTGCCATTTGAACACGTGCCCCGTCGGTATCGCGACACAGGACGCGGAACTCCGCAAGAAGTTCGCGGGCAAACCGGAATACGTCGTGAATCTGTGCTTCTTCGTTGCCGAGGAAGTGCGCGAGATTATGGCGGAACTCGGCTTCCGCACCGTGAACGAAATGATCGGCCGCGCGGACATGCTCGAATACGATCCGCTGCCGGAGCACTGGAAAGCGAAGAAACTCGATCTGTCGCGCGTGCTCGCCGTCGCGAAACCGTGGGAAGGCGAAACGCTCTACCACAGCAAGACGCAGGACCACGGCATCGACAAAGCGCTCGACAACCGCCTCATCGAGATGGCGAAAGCCTCGCTGCAACCCAAGAAAGACCGCGCGGACATCGCGAAGACGCGGATCGAGATCGACATCCACAACACGAACCGCACCGTCGGCACAATGCTCGCCAGCGAACTCACGCGCATGCACAAGGTCGGCCTCGAAACCGGCACGCTGCCGGACGATACGGTGTGGCTCGAATGCAAGGGCCAGGCGGGACAAAGCTTCGCCGCGTTCACAATCAAAGGCATGGTCTTCCGCGTGACGGGCGAAGCGAACGACTACTGCGGCAAGGGCCTTTCCGGCGCGACGCTGATCGTGCGCCCGCCGGAGAACATTTCTTTCGTGCCGGAGGAAAACATCGTCGTCGGCAATGTGGCGCTGTACGGCGCAACCGGCGGCGAGGCGTACTTCCGCGGCATCGCGGGCGAACGCTTCTGCGTGCGCAACAGCGGCGCGTGGGCCGTCGTCGAGGGCGTGGGCGACCACGGCTGCGAATACATGACCGGCGGGCGCGCGGCGATTCTCGGTAAGACCGGCCGCAATTTCGCTGCGGGCATGAGCGGCGGCATCGCCTATGTGTACGACGCCGACGGCGCCTTCGATTCGCATTGCAACAAGAGCACCTGCGATCTAAAACCAATGAACGAGGAAGGCATCGCCGACTTGCGCGGCATGCTCGAACGCCACGTCGAATTCACCGGCAGCACCGTCGCGCGTCGCATCCTCGACAATTGGGAAAACGAAATCACGAAGTTTGTGCGTGTCATGCCGCGGGATTACGCGCGTGTGTTGCGCGAGTCCCGGGAGTTGCAGCATGCCTAA
- a CDS encoding Gfo/Idh/MocA family oxidoreductase encodes MTTQRIGIIMNGVTGRMGTNQHLVRSILAIRAQGGVAGPGGVTVMPEPVLVGRNEAKLSGLAEAHGGLAYTTDLAELWKDDRYPVYFDAQTTLRRYEDVKTAIAHGKHVYCEKPVATTSADGFDLYSRAVKAGVKHGVVQDKLWLPGLRKLQYLIDTNFFGEILNVRGDFGYWVFPGEHQPLQRPSWNYRAKEGGGIILDMFCHWRYVIDNLFGNVTAVSALGATHVKRRWDEQGKPYDCDTDDAAYATFTTDRGVICQFNSSWCTRVRRDDLLTIHVDGTHGSAVAGLRQCWVQHDATTPRPVWNPDIDSPIDYRAGWELMPTGIAYDNAFKAQWELFLRHIAFDTPFRWDLKEGAKGVQLAELGLQSWKERKWVDVPAT; translated from the coding sequence ATGACCACCCAACGCATCGGCATCATCATGAACGGCGTCACGGGACGCATGGGCACCAACCAGCATCTGGTACGGTCGATCCTGGCGATTCGTGCGCAAGGCGGCGTCGCCGGGCCCGGCGGGGTGACCGTCATGCCCGAACCCGTCCTCGTTGGACGTAACGAAGCCAAACTGTCCGGACTCGCTGAGGCGCACGGCGGCTTGGCATACACGACGGACCTCGCCGAACTCTGGAAAGACGACCGGTACCCCGTCTATTTCGATGCGCAGACGACGCTCCGCCGTTACGAGGACGTCAAGACTGCGATTGCGCACGGCAAACACGTGTACTGCGAAAAGCCCGTCGCCACCACGTCCGCGGATGGTTTCGACCTGTACAGCCGCGCGGTCAAAGCGGGTGTCAAACACGGGGTCGTCCAGGACAAACTCTGGCTGCCCGGCCTGCGCAAGCTGCAATACCTTATAGACACGAATTTTTTTGGCGAGATACTTAACGTCCGCGGTGACTTCGGGTACTGGGTGTTCCCCGGCGAGCACCAACCGCTGCAGCGCCCGTCGTGGAACTACCGCGCCAAGGAAGGCGGTGGCATTATCCTCGACATGTTCTGCCACTGGCGCTATGTCATCGACAACCTTTTCGGCAACGTAACGGCCGTCTCCGCGCTCGGGGCGACGCACGTCAAACGGCGCTGGGACGAACAGGGCAAGCCTTACGATTGCGATACCGACGACGCCGCGTATGCGACCTTCACCACCGACCGCGGCGTCATCTGCCAGTTCAATTCGAGCTGGTGCACAAGGGTCCGCCGCGACGATCTCCTCACGATTCATGTGGACGGCACCCACGGTTCCGCTGTCGCGGGCCTGCGCCAATGCTGGGTCCAACACGACGCCACCACGCCGCGCCCCGTCTGGAACCCCGACATCGATTCGCCCATCGACTACCGGGCCGGGTGGGAATTGATGCCCACGGGCATTGCCTATGACAATGCCTTCAAGGCCCAGTGGGAGCTGTTCCTCAGACATATCGCGTTCGATACCCCCTTCCGCTGGGACCTTAAAGAAGGCGCCAAGGGTGTACAGTTGGCAGAGCTTGGGTTGCAGTCATGGAAAGAGCGGAAGTGGGTTGACGTGCCAGCGACGTAG
- a CDS encoding exosortase system-associated protein, TIGR04073 family yields the protein MRKASKSWVKVLAVAVILGVLAPTYVAIAESYDPDQMIVPPTGFEKRLTKLGRGLSNVLLGWAEIPVTFDKKLKEGKPLGYLVGVVPVLGTTRAVLRTSTGVFEMFTFPVTDPEVNFEAVLEPAYIF from the coding sequence GTGCGAAAGGCCAGCAAATCTTGGGTGAAAGTCCTGGCAGTGGCGGTGATCCTCGGCGTGCTTGCGCCGACGTATGTCGCGATTGCGGAAAGTTATGACCCCGACCAGATGATTGTGCCGCCAACGGGTTTCGAGAAGCGGCTGACCAAGCTGGGCCGTGGGTTGTCGAACGTGTTGTTGGGCTGGGCGGAAATTCCGGTCACGTTCGATAAGAAACTGAAGGAAGGCAAGCCGCTGGGTTACCTTGTCGGCGTGGTGCCGGTGCTGGGCACGACGCGCGCCGTCCTTCGTACGAGCACGGGCGTGTTCGAGATGTTCACGTTCCCTGTGACGGATCCCGAAGTGAATTTCGAGGCGGTCCTCGAACCCGCTTACATTTTCTAA
- a CDS encoding HDOD domain-containing protein, with product MSGNYTIEKLLDEVVTLPSLPTTVSRVTELINDPASNLSDVAHVIQTDPALALKTLRLVNSAYYGVGQRVDTVDHAVTMLGIKVIRNLAYTAAVFETFQRGSSELLHHSVTTGIAMRSLIEHSACRGMIDPDEAFVYGLLHDVGKILIFEFLPKQAESATLMSHARKLPVYEAERAVIGVDHAELGSRLIEKWGLSPQLAGAIAGHHDLSRCEEPAHRKLAAALGVADYICGVAGVPAGARAVLHIDADHWAAAGINSRTVPIILDRFFASLGFVDELMRLAS from the coding sequence GTGAGCGGCAACTATACGATCGAGAAGCTGCTGGACGAGGTCGTCACGTTGCCGAGTCTGCCGACGACGGTTTCGCGGGTGACGGAACTTATCAACGATCCCGCCTCTAATCTCTCCGACGTAGCCCATGTGATTCAGACGGATCCGGCCCTTGCGCTGAAGACGTTGCGGCTGGTGAATTCGGCGTACTACGGCGTCGGTCAGCGGGTGGACACGGTCGATCACGCGGTGACGATGCTCGGCATCAAGGTCATCCGCAACCTGGCGTACACGGCGGCAGTGTTCGAGACATTTCAGCGCGGTTCGAGCGAGCTGCTTCACCATAGTGTGACGACGGGCATCGCGATGCGGTCGCTGATTGAACACTCCGCGTGCCGGGGTATGATCGATCCGGACGAGGCGTTCGTATACGGGTTGTTGCACGACGTTGGGAAAATCCTCATCTTCGAGTTTCTGCCGAAGCAGGCGGAAAGCGCGACCCTGATGAGTCACGCGCGCAAGCTGCCGGTGTACGAGGCGGAGCGCGCGGTGATTGGCGTCGATCATGCGGAACTCGGGAGCAGGCTGATTGAGAAGTGGGGCCTTTCGCCGCAGCTTGCGGGGGCCATTGCCGGCCACCACGATTTGAGCCGGTGCGAGGAGCCCGCCCATCGCAAGCTGGCGGCCGCGTTGGGCGTGGCGGACTACATCTGCGGGGTGGCGGGTGTGCCCGCGGGGGCGCGCGCGGTGCTGCACATCGACGCGGATCACTGGGCCGCCGCGGGAATCAACAGCCGGACGGTGCCGATCATTCTGGATCGGTTCTTTGCGTCGCTCGGGTTCGTCGACGAACTGATGCGGTTGGCGTCGTAG